The DNA region GATGTCCATGCCCGTGGTTTCCTTGATAACGCCCGGCCCGGCAAAGCCGATGTTGGACGAGCGCACCGCGAACTGATAGGGCGAGCAGCCGAGGAAGCTGGCCACAGGCCCGGCAAAGGAATTGGTGTCGTACAGCACCATATACAGGCCGCCGGATTCAATGTAGCGGCGCACAGCCACGGTGCAGCGGGGCATCTGGATAACGCCGTGCGTACCTTCCTGAATGCGGATGCCCGCCGTGCCATGCACATAGGCCAGGAAGGGATAACGCTTCTTGGCGGCGCGCTGGGCGGCTTCCACAAACTTGTAGCCTTCTGCCGCGCCCACGGAGCCGCCCCGGAAGGTGCCCATGAGCATGGCTACGACCATCTTGGTGTTGTCTATGCGGGCTTCAAAGGTCATGCAGCCGCTCTTGGCCCCTGTTTTCTTCTGCGCGTCAAGAACGCGGTCGCTGAAGTTGGGGAAATCAAGGGGGTTGCCCGCTTCAATCTCACTGTTGAATTCAAAGACCGAGCCGAGGTCAAAGACGTTCTTCACATACCATTCCGGCTCCATGGGAAAGTGGTAGCCGCAGTGGCTGCACACGCCCGCGAATTCGGCAAAGAGGTCAGGCCCCCACAGGTCAAGGCAGCCATAGGCGGCGCTGTTGGGGCAGGTGATGGCCCGGTCTGTCTTGTAGCGCGGCGAAATGTAGTTCCACCGGCTGCGGCGGCCATCGTCCGACCACGTAGACAGGGCGGTCAACTCCTTGACCTTGCTGCTTTCGGCCTTGGCGCTGGGCAACTTGCGGGTGAGCTTGTGCCAGGGGGCCAGCAGGCGGCTCTTGAACACTTCCCACTCGTTGTCGATTTCTTCCATAAAAGTGCGGATGCGCATCTGGTGCTTGCGGTAGAAATCGTACTTGAAGCTGACCCACGGCTTGGTGAGCCAGTCCCAGGTGGCAACGGCCATCTTGGTGAAGAAGGGACGCCTGTCGCGCGCCGCCTGACGCGAGAGCCGCAGGAACTTTTGCTGGCGGCGTTCGCGCAGCCTGTCCTTGGCGGCAGAGGTCAGACCCCAGCGGGTGTACATTTCGTCCAGGTTGGCGTCCGGCTTGCGCACGCGGGCCAAGGCCAGCCCCTTGAGGCCGGGCATGGTACGTGTGGAGATCACGACCTCGTCGGTGGCGCGCAGCACTTCCTGCCGCAGACTGCGGAAAAAGTCGAAGTGCCAGGGGCGCGCGCCCAGCGGCGGTTCCTGCACCACACGGTCGATGTAGCCGAATTTGAGGTTGTCCTGCGCAGTCATCTTGAGGTTAGTGGCGCAGCTTTCAATCAGCTCGGGCGTGGCGCGCTGGCCAGCCTTGATGCGGCCTTCAATGGCGGCGGCGCCTTCGGGTGAAATAACCGAATAGTAGCCGTGCGAGAGCATCAGGCGCTTGTCGGCAAGGCCGATGGCTTCCGCGCCGCCGGAACCGCCTTCGGAAATGACGGCGATAACGGGCACGCGCAGGCCAGCCATGCTGTAGATGTTGCGGGCGATCTGCTGCGCCGCGCCGGGGTAATCCTCAATGGGATACGAGCCAGGCGTGAAAATGTAGGTGTGGACAGGTATCCCTTCGGTCTCGGCCACGCGCATGTACTGCTGCGCCTTGGCGTTGCCCCAGGGCTTGACCGAGCCGCCGTTGCGGAATTCCGCGCCGTGGCCCTTTTCCTGCCCGATAACCATAACGGACTGGGTGTATACCTTTTTGCCCCGGCGGCGGGTAATGACCGCGCGGGCAATGAGCATGCTGGGGTCGAGGCTGTGCTCGTCCTGGCCGCCCACTTCGGTGAAATTGTCGTAGACGTTTTCAAGTATGTCGCGCAGGCAGATACGCTGGGCGTGGCGCACAATGCGCACCTTGTCCATGGGCGTGATGCTGCCCTCAAGGCGGCGTTCCACATAGTTGAAAAGATCTTCTACCGTGGCAAGTTCGGCATAGGGATCTTCCACATTGCCGGAGCGGACGCGCGCAGTGAAGGCGGTCAGCTTTTCTTCAAGCAGGTCGGCGTTGTCCTTGTGCTTGCCGGCGAATATGTCCACCAGATAGGTAAGTCTGTCGCGCAGACTCTGGATGCGTTTTTCGATGTTGTTGTCCATAGTATATTGGGGCCAGCTAGACTGGTTTTTTTAGGTAGGCGAAATCCCCGGAATTCCGGGCGGCCAATGGCATGTCTGCCAGCATGCGTCCATACTGGGGGCGTAAAGTCTTCGCCCCGGTCAGTGCGCCTTGGTTCCCGCAGTCTGCGGAAACCTGCGCCAGATGTGTGGACGGTGCCGTGCTCATGGGCTGGTCCCGTCAGAAGCGCAAAATGCGCTCTGTGTTGGCCGCAAGGAAGTTGACGTTGGACTTCAGCTCCTCGCCCGATGCATTGTGGCCTTCCAGCCGAAGATCCCCAAGAAATTCAAGGCCGCGCGCCTTGGCTTCCTCAAGGTCTTTGCCCCAGATGATGGCAAGAGCCAGGTTGGGGTCAAATTCTGTGGGAATTTCGTAAGGCTCGGTTGTCGGAACATGGGTGAGCATGGTCAGCCATGGCTGGTCTTTCCATGCAAATTTTTCAATGCGGCCCACCCAGGGGGTGAAGTTGCTGTCCGGGTCTTCGGCGATCAGGCGGTATTCAATGCCCAGACCTTCAAAGGTGATGTCCGACTGCCCGTAGCCCAACGGCTCGCCAAGGCCAATGCGGATCTGCTCGGCGATGAGGTCTACATCGCCCTTGCCGTTCACCCTTGAAATACGTGCTGAAACGCCGTTTTCCACCTGAATGCGCGTGTTCACTTCCATCAGGAAGGGTTCGCCCTTGCGGGTCACAATCCATTCCCAGGTTCCCACGTTGTCGTAGCCCACCTTGCGGGCCATGGTGAGGGAGTAGTCAACAATATCGCGCAGCACCTTGCCCGCGTCAAAAGTGTACTTGAGTTCATCGGGGGCAAAGCCCGGGGCGATCTCAATGCGCTTCTGGCGGCCAGTGGACTGGATGGAGCAGTTGCGGGTGCCGAAATGCACGGGATTCTGCCCTGAACGGTCAGAAACCACCTGCACTTCAAGGTGGTTGAAGTCGGTGATGCGCTGCTCGATGAGTACGCCTTCATCCTTGAACTGGCGCAGGGCGTAGCTGCGGATGCGGCGGTAGACCGAGCGAAACTGATCCGGGTCGTACACTTCCTCAATGCCCATGCCGCCGCCGCCAGCGGAAGCCTTGACCAGCACCAGCGGGCGCGTGATGCCCTGCTGATCCTGAAACTCGAACACGCTTTTGGCGATGCGTTCGGCTTCCATCTCGTCATAGATGGGGCGGTCGGAACCGGGGACGGTAGGTACGCCCAGGCTGCGCGCCAGGCGCTTGGTGTTGATTTTGTCGCCCAGCTCGCGAATGATTTTCCACGAGGGGCCGATGAAGATAAGTTTCCGGTCGCGTTTGGTTACGCGGCGTGCAAAACGAAAATCCTCGGCAAAAAAACCGTAGCCGGGGTGAACTGCTGTGCAGCCCGCCTCGTCGGCCACGGCCATAAGTTCGTTGGCGTCATGGTAAGATGACACGCGGTACAGGCTTTTTTCTCCGCCTTGTTCGCGCGCCAGGCGCACATGGCCCGATGCCGCGTCCTCAGCCGTGAAGATGGCGGTAAAGGCCACTCCAAGCTTGCGGCAGGCGCGCATGATGCGCATGGCTATTTCGCCACGGTTGGCCACCAGAATTTTGTGCTTTTGCAGGGGAATGCTGTCCTGAGCTTTGTCCAAGCCTGTCTCCCTCATTGAATTGCGCTTTTTTGTGTTGGTTTATGCCCGGCATGGCCGCGATTGCCCAAGAGGCGGAGCGGGCGTGTGCCGGAGTTTGGATTTGCATCGCGGGGTGTTACGGTTCTGTTTCGTTGCCCGCTCCCCCCTTGTGGGGTGTCGATTGGCGAGCTATACAGACTGTGCATCCGCACCTCTTACCCGCTTTTGGCGCGAAAATCCACTCGCGCAGGGGCTGTCCGGCACAAAAAGCCGCGCAGCGGCAAAGGAACGCGCGGCGCGGATTGCGGCCTGACAGCAGACCACTG from Desulfovibrio sp. UIB00 includes:
- a CDS encoding acetyl-CoA carboxylase carboxyl transferase subunit alpha/beta, with product MDNNIEKRIQSLRDRLTYLVDIFAGKHKDNADLLEEKLTAFTARVRSGNVEDPYAELATVEDLFNYVERRLEGSITPMDKVRIVRHAQRICLRDILENVYDNFTEVGGQDEHSLDPSMLIARAVITRRRGKKVYTQSVMVIGQEKGHGAEFRNGGSVKPWGNAKAQQYMRVAETEGIPVHTYIFTPGSYPIEDYPGAAQQIARNIYSMAGLRVPVIAVISEGGSGGAEAIGLADKRLMLSHGYYSVISPEGAAAIEGRIKAGQRATPELIESCATNLKMTAQDNLKFGYIDRVVQEPPLGARPWHFDFFRSLRQEVLRATDEVVISTRTMPGLKGLALARVRKPDANLDEMYTRWGLTSAAKDRLRERRQQKFLRLSRQAARDRRPFFTKMAVATWDWLTKPWVSFKYDFYRKHQMRIRTFMEEIDNEWEVFKSRLLAPWHKLTRKLPSAKAESSKVKELTALSTWSDDGRRSRWNYISPRYKTDRAITCPNSAAYGCLDLWGPDLFAEFAGVCSHCGYHFPMEPEWYVKNVFDLGSVFEFNSEIEAGNPLDFPNFSDRVLDAQKKTGAKSGCMTFEARIDNTKMVVAMLMGTFRGGSVGAAEGYKFVEAAQRAAKKRYPFLAYVHGTAGIRIQEGTHGVIQMPRCTVAVRRYIESGGLYMVLYDTNSFAGPVASFLGCSPYQFAVRSSNIGFAGPGVIKETTGMDIPPKYHRSYRALSRGHIQGIWDRREVRANLKQALLTIGGRNLYYR
- a CDS encoding biotin carboxylase N-terminal domain-containing protein → MRETGLDKAQDSIPLQKHKILVANRGEIAMRIMRACRKLGVAFTAIFTAEDAASGHVRLAREQGGEKSLYRVSSYHDANELMAVADEAGCTAVHPGYGFFAEDFRFARRVTKRDRKLIFIGPSWKIIRELGDKINTKRLARSLGVPTVPGSDRPIYDEMEAERIAKSVFEFQDQQGITRPLVLVKASAGGGGMGIEEVYDPDQFRSVYRRIRSYALRQFKDEGVLIEQRITDFNHLEVQVVSDRSGQNPVHFGTRNCSIQSTGRQKRIEIAPGFAPDELKYTFDAGKVLRDIVDYSLTMARKVGYDNVGTWEWIVTRKGEPFLMEVNTRIQVENGVSARISRVNGKGDVDLIAEQIRIGLGEPLGYGQSDITFEGLGIEYRLIAEDPDSNFTPWVGRIEKFAWKDQPWLTMLTHVPTTEPYEIPTEFDPNLALAIIWGKDLEEAKARGLEFLGDLRLEGHNASGEELKSNVNFLAANTERILRF